In the genome of Populus nigra chromosome 19, ddPopNigr1.1, whole genome shotgun sequence, the window AAAGCTCTTCTGCCACTTCAGGACGTGGACTCTACGAAGGTCTGGACTGGCTATCTAACTATATCTCTAACAAGGCAGCATAACATTAGAAATCATTCCCGATTTCTGCAGGAAAACTGAAGGGACGTTTAAGGTTGCAGCATCATCTTCCCTGCCAAATCGGCTAGATCTTATTGCACGTTCAGAGGGCGCTCAACATGAATCTTGTAACATCCCCACCTATTTTGAGTTGCAATTTCAGAATCTCCTGTTTTTGACTCATCAGTTACAAAAGGAAGAGATGGCAGGAGAATCTATCAAGTACATTAGAACCTATCGTGCACATTGTACATGTTCTGTTTTAGTGTAGTATCACTGTAAAGAGCCACTGTGAAGCAGTATTCCCACAGAATGTATTTAGCTCGGTGCCCTAAATATGACCATGGTGAATGTAATAGGTCCAAAAATGGAAATGGAAGCCAGTGAGGAATATGATTTGACCAttcaattttcattaaaatctgAATGCTCGGATGCATTTGTGTCATCGTTGCACTTCCAGCTGGAAAGTAATTATTCAGGGCATAATGCAGAAGGCTACAACAAAAGGAAATGCATCCACAAATTACAAATTGTTAAGTTAAATGAGTTCAGAAATGGAGGTTCAATCCAGAGAGGGAGCATCCTATAGAACTGACCACTTGATTACAAGTTTCAACGCAATTAAACATGCAAGGGCAGCGATAACCAAAAATTTTGAGTGAAGGAATTTTCAGGATATGATATGGACATGACGACTcatcaaaatagaaaatcagAAATCCATAGACTGAGGTGTAGTTAAGGATTTCGACTTTTTCCCCTTTACTTTCTTCCCTCCATTTttgttcatctttttctttggcTTCTCCTCCACAACAGGTTGTGTGCTCAGTAAGTGTTGATGAATGGATCCGAGGGGGTCTGCCTGGAAAGCCGGATGGTTAAGAACCATACTTAATTGTTTCCCTTCCTTCAATCTGATAGGAGAAAACCAGTTATCACACAGCTAAGATTCAATAAAGATAAcgtaaaggaaaagaagaacatCTCTATGAGATAACAAACAAGGAAATGAAGCACACACATTAGTTTTTGCCTTGATTTAGAATTCAATTTAAACTCGGCAGCGGGTTTTGATTGCTGAGAAGACTTCAACTCAGGGAGGAATTCTGTGAGGGTAGAGAGGTCATatgctttcaatttcttttgtcgGCTCCGGAGCTTTTTCTTCTGAATGATCAGGAATTGTTTGTTTAGTTCATGTATAATAAGGCAGAAACTAATAAGATCCCAACAATAAAAATGAAGGAAGAACATTCCATAGTGAGGCATGGACACCAAGAGCATATAAAAACTCCAGTTGACATTGGCAGAAACATAGGTTTTCAATGCTGACTAATTTGCAAAGCCGCAAACACTAGATCAAGTTATATACATTCCATTCAGTGCTCAAGAataaaaacccaattaaaaCAAGTACAAACATTTATCAAACCTCTCAAGTTATCATAAGTAGTAGTCCTCGATGAAAATAAGAGATCTAGAGACAGCCCCatcatttaaaaacatcaaaaggaCATAATtgcaactaataaaaaaacgcACATGAAGAATCTTCTTCAGAACTCAAACAACTGAAACATTCCACTGATAAGCCATCTGAAACTATGTAATAGAGATACCGTGGTTATATAGAAGACTTCTGAGTATAATTTCTACGAATTCGGCAATATACGCAAGCATCAGAAGCACAATCTAGACCCGTGTAAATCCCATTATAACCAGGAAAAAACTATACTATTCTGAGACAACTAAAGTGAAAACTACAATCGGTTACCTTAGTAATAGATTTTTGAGCAGTCAAAACAGCAACTGTATCTCTGACCTCTGCATTGAAAAGCGAATACAAGAAATATAATAGAGGATAGAGCTAGGAAAACGAATGGGAACCAttagttaattaaaaaggaaaaaacagaaTTAACACTCACTGCTATAGAACTGAACCTTCTTCTCGAATTTACGGTCCGCTTTAGACGCAGCATCTTGTCtgcaaacataaaatataaaaaaaatcaaaagaacaccagtcattaataaaaaagaagaagaagaagaagaagaagaagggaaatTACGCACCTTGACTTTCCCATGACTGAAGGTTCGAAGTTATAATCCGAGAGTTGTTAAAGATATTATAAAGAACGCTAGAGAAAATTAATGTctgaaagcaaattaaaagtGTCTAGGGTTTTATCAGTTTAGCAGAAGATAAATATAACTAAGGAACGCAAGCTGCCGAGTCTCTGAGACagaaaactaaactaaaaccCAGAGAGGATGAGGCAAGTTAGTAGCCTCAGACACCGTGAGAATTGCGCCCGTATTACGTGATACGGGTTGTATGGTCATCAAAGGCCCATTAGGTTTCTTGGCTGATTATCAGGTTTAGTTTTAAGAGTTATGGATCAGGTAGATAGATATGTCGGCCCTTTCAACCCAAGATCGCAACTCCAATTTCTCTCTGGAATTTTTAACGCCTTCATCGGATTATTTTGCCATTTCCAGCTCCGTTTTTTTTCCACCAAGGTATTCCAGATTATTGCGCATGACTAATTCCTCAAGGTTctatcatatattaaaatagaaatatttcccgaatttttttattgaatctacaaaaacttaaattagCTTAAATGAGCAGAGCCTCTTCCACTTATGCCGCATCAACTTAATTGTATTTCATTAACTATAACCAAAATTGATCAACTATAGCGAGAACTACTGCTTactataattgaatttattttgaattttattattttgttacttCTGTACTGTAGAGTGAATACTGTGTATTATGAGTATTTTCATTATGGGTTACACTGTTTGGTGGGGACATGTTTAAAGCTGCAACCAGCAGGCCTCAAACACCAGGCTGGAGGCATGTCTCCTAGAGCTGCAGACACCTGGCGCTCGGTCTGCCCAACCTTTAAT includes:
- the LOC133680557 gene encoding uncharacterized protein LOC133680557, which codes for MGKSRQDAASKADRKFEKKVQFYSKVRDTVAVLTAQKSITKKKKLRSRQKKLKAYDLSTLTEFLPELKSSQQSKPAAEFKLNSKSRQKLILKEGKQLSMVLNHPAFQADPLGSIHQHLLSTQPVVEEKPKKKMNKNGGKKVKGKKSKSLTTPQSMDF